A window of Sagittula sp. P11 genomic DNA:
TCATGTCGCCGGTCAACAGCATCTCCATCGCGTGCTTGTGCGCGACGTTGCGCGACAGGGCCACCATCGGGGTCGAGCAAAAGAGACCGATGTGAACGCCCGGTGTGCTGAACCGCGCTGTGTCGGCGGCGATCGCCAGATCGCAGCTGGCGACAAGCTGGCAACCGGCGGCGGTGGCGATGCCCGTGACCTCGGCAATGACCGGCTTCGGACAGGTGACGATCCCCTGCATGACGACCGAGCATTGGGTCAGTACCTTCGTGAAATAGGCACGCCCCCTGTCTCCGGCCGCCCGGCCCGCCGTCATCTCCTTCAGGTCGTGCCCTGCGCAGAACGCGGGGCCATTGGCGGCCAGCACGATCACCCGTACGGCAGGATCGCGGCCCGCCTCGGCAAAGGCTGTGCCCAGTTCCGTCAGCATCGCCTCCGACAGTGCGTTGCGCCTTGCCGGGTCGTTGAGTGTCAGGCGCAGGACGCCATCGGCATCGAGGTCGCGCAGCAGGATCGTTGACACGGGCGGCCCCCCTTTCAGCGGATGTTGATTTCCACGCTGTCGGCCAGCGTGTTGGCAATGAAGCAGTAGCGGTGCGCGCGGTCCTGCATCTGCGCCATGGCCTCGTCGGTGACGGCAAAGCCATGGTCGAAGCGCACCACCGGGTGCAGGTCGATGCGCGTGACGGACATCTGCCCCCGGGGGTTCTTGCCCAGGAAGGCCACCGCGTGATCGGAGTATCCCGCCACCGGCCAGCCCGCCTTTGCCGCCAGTGCGAGAAAGGTCATCATGTGACAACTCGACAGGGCAGAGGCCAGCGCCTGCTCCGGGTTGGTGTGGTCGGGATCGCCGCCCCAGTCGGGGGCGGCGTCCACATCGATGTCGTACCGGGTGCCGTAGGACACCCGGTGCGCGGCGGAATACTGGCCGGGCAACAGGGCTGGCCCGCCGCGCTGCCAGTGCAGGTCGATGGCGAGATCGGACATGGACCTGCCTTACGCCGCGGCCAGCGATTTCTTGGGGTCGTAGAACGGACGCTCCACCACGGTCGCCATCGACGGGCCGGAGGGCAGCAGGACCTCGATCTGCATCCCGAGGTGGGCGTGCTCCACCGTGACCATGGCGAGGGCGATGTTGCGCTCGAGCCGCGGGGAGTAGACCGCGGAGGTCACCTTGCCGACCTCGACGCCATCGCGATTGATCTGCCAGAAGGTCGTGTTCGGGCCTTTCAGCGGATCGGCGTCGATGATCAGGCCGACCTGGCAGCGTTTCACGCCCTCGTCCCGGATGCGCCTCAGCGCCGCCTTGCCGATGAAGTCGGCCTCCATGTCGAGGTTGACCAGCCGGTCGAGCCCCAGCTCGTAGGGATTCGTGTGGATGTCGGCGTCGGCGTGGTAGGACAGCATGCCGCCTTCGATCCGCCGGATCGAGGAGGTGTGCCCCGGCTTCAGGCCGAACTCCAGCCCTGCGGCCATGATCCGTTCCCACAGCGCATCGCCATGCGCGCTGTCGCGGAGGTACAGCTCATAGCCCAGCTCGCTCGACCAGCCGGTGCGCGACACGATCAGCGGAATGCCGTCGAGGTTCAGCTCGCGCAGCC
This region includes:
- a CDS encoding enoyl-CoA hydratase; protein product: MSTILLRDLDADGVLRLTLNDPARRNALSEAMLTELGTAFAEAGRDPAVRVIVLAANGPAFCAGHDLKEMTAGRAAGDRGRAYFTKVLTQCSVVMQGIVTCPKPVIAEVTGIATAAGCQLVASCDLAIAADTARFSTPGVHIGLFCSTPMVALSRNVAHKHAMEMLLTGDMTPAVRAAEIGLVNRAVSPDALREEVMQIARKIASKSAMTLATGKRAFYTQAEMPLAEAYDHATRVMVENMLARDAEEGIGAFIEKRAPQWQDA
- a CDS encoding OsmC family protein — protein: MSDLAIDLHWQRGGPALLPGQYSAAHRVSYGTRYDIDVDAAPDWGGDPDHTNPEQALASALSSCHMMTFLALAAKAGWPVAGYSDHAVAFLGKNPRGQMSVTRIDLHPVVRFDHGFAVTDEAMAQMQDRAHRYCFIANTLADSVEINIR
- a CDS encoding glycine cleavage T C-terminal barrel domain-containing protein, which produces MHADEFGFGTQIRKSPYFDATVRWGAKGFSVYNHMYIPRDFGDSEQNFWNLVNDAILCDVAVERQVEITGPDAARFVQMLTPRDLSKMAVGQCKYVLITNAEGGILNDPILLRLAENHFWISLADSDILLWAQGVAVHSGLDVQICEPDVSPLQLQGPKSGAIMQALFGDDILSLKYYWLRELNLDGIPLIVSRTGWSSELGYELYLRDSAHGDALWERIMAAGLEFGLKPGHTSSIRRIEGGMLSYHADADIHTNPYELGLDRLVNLDMEADFIGKAALRRIRDEGVKRCQVGLIIDADPLKGPNTTFWQINRDGVEVGKVTSAVYSPRLERNIALAMVTVEHAHLGMQIEVLLPSGPSMATVVERPFYDPKKSLAAA